One genomic window of Cupriavidus sp. P-10 includes the following:
- a CDS encoding porin: protein MANHVGVAPAPANGYNPGPGNKVYRMNSGGLSGSRWGLRGREDLGNGMSSLFVLEGGYDEDAGTSQQGGRLFGRSAYVGLASKNYGQVAFGRQYASLWQYTSLFDSMSNFVPALYATPYEPSALLLGPNYREDNTVRYKGAFGPLTASLHWSFGVGLAVPQTSPLLVAGGGNGEVPGQFRRNTGYGAGLSFIAGGISISAGYDQFNPAFGNGTGTFKNAAIAGGYAFGNAKVMGGYRWGQNRGANGSMVKRDDYYWIGGQYQVTSALGLIAELPTTISRTCSATNRYPIPGRST, encoded by the coding sequence TTGGCCAACCACGTGGGCGTGGCGCCAGCCCCGGCCAATGGCTACAATCCCGGCCCAGGCAACAAGGTCTACCGGATGAACTCGGGCGGCTTGTCAGGCTCGCGTTGGGGCTTGCGAGGCAGGGAAGACCTCGGCAATGGGATGTCGTCGCTGTTCGTGCTGGAAGGCGGCTACGACGAGGACGCCGGCACCTCGCAGCAGGGCGGTCGGCTGTTCGGCCGCTCGGCGTACGTCGGTCTCGCGAGCAAAAACTATGGACAGGTGGCCTTTGGCCGGCAGTACGCGTCGCTGTGGCAGTACACGTCGCTGTTCGACTCGATGTCGAACTTTGTGCCGGCGCTCTACGCCACGCCTTATGAGCCCAGCGCTTTACTGCTGGGGCCTAACTATCGTGAAGACAACACGGTCAGGTACAAGGGCGCATTCGGTCCGCTGACCGCATCGTTGCATTGGTCGTTCGGCGTCGGTCTGGCTGTGCCGCAGACCAGCCCATTGCTGGTTGCCGGTGGCGGTAACGGTGAGGTGCCTGGTCAGTTCCGTCGGAACACTGGTTACGGCGCGGGCCTGTCCTTTATCGCCGGCGGCATCAGCATCTCGGCAGGCTACGACCAGTTCAACCCTGCTTTCGGCAACGGCACGGGTACCTTCAAGAACGCGGCAATTGCAGGCGGCTATGCCTTTGGCAATGCCAAGGTCATGGGCGGTTATCGCTGGGGTCAGAACCGCGGAGCGAACGGCAGCATGGTCAAGCGCGACGACTACTACTGGATCGGCGGCCAATACCAGGTGACGTCGGCGCTGGGGCTGATCGCGGAGCTTCCTACGACAATTTCAAGAACCTGTTCGGCAACCAATCGATACCCGATCCCTGGCAGATCAACCTGA
- a CDS encoding Bug family tripartite tricarboxylate transporter substrate binding protein — protein sequence MTLPDKMTLNTVRRSLVRAMMAGLFAASTSIAVGQPLADRPIRIIAVGTPGATADILARVVADSLTKSLGRPVVVEPKPGAGGAVAMESFLRAPADGHTYLLSISSLVSELPYTFKPKYDPFTAIRPLVELGSMGAMLVGNINLPPKNFQELVAYVKSNKGRVNIGSFSPGTMSHILGLQLNQLAGLDMNIIQYNGSTPGLVDVMAGNVQFQMDVPLTSVPLIKAGKLRLFGVSSPKRSELMPEVPTFAELGYDAMTRTSWMGLWTLPGVPDAIQQRIRGEVLKALNTPEIGERLSSLGLSVTSKNARTPEELSVSLKKDYKTTGEVLQAVGYKPQ from the coding sequence ATGACTCTGCCTGACAAAATGACACTGAATACTGTACGCCGTAGTCTTGTGCGCGCCATGATGGCCGGATTGTTTGCGGCTTCGACGTCGATTGCTGTGGGCCAGCCTTTGGCAGACCGCCCCATTCGCATCATTGCCGTTGGCACGCCGGGAGCGACGGCGGATATTCTTGCGCGAGTAGTGGCCGACTCCTTGACCAAGAGCTTAGGACGACCCGTCGTCGTGGAACCCAAGCCAGGGGCGGGTGGTGCTGTGGCCATGGAATCCTTTTTGAGAGCGCCTGCAGACGGACACACCTACCTGCTGTCCATCAGCAGTCTGGTGTCGGAGCTGCCCTACACGTTCAAGCCTAAGTACGATCCGTTTACAGCGATTCGGCCGCTGGTGGAACTGGGAAGCATGGGCGCGATGCTAGTGGGCAATATCAACCTGCCACCCAAAAACTTTCAGGAGTTGGTTGCCTATGTGAAGTCCAACAAGGGGAGGGTCAATATCGGGTCGTTCTCGCCGGGAACGATGTCGCACATACTAGGACTCCAATTGAACCAACTGGCGGGGCTCGATATGAATATCATCCAATACAATGGGTCCACTCCGGGATTGGTGGATGTTATGGCGGGAAACGTCCAGTTTCAGATGGATGTGCCATTGACTTCCGTGCCGTTAATCAAAGCGGGAAAACTCAGGCTATTCGGCGTCAGCTCGCCCAAGCGCTCCGAATTGATGCCAGAAGTCCCGACTTTCGCCGAATTGGGGTATGACGCGATGACACGGACCTCCTGGATGGGGCTATGGACGCTCCCTGGTGTTCCGGATGCGATCCAGCAACGTATCCGGGGCGAAGTTTTGAAAGCGTTAAATACGCCAGAGATAGGCGAACGGCTCTCCTCGCTAGGTCTGAGTGTGACGTCCAAAAATGCGCGCACTCCCGAGGAATTGTCCGTTAGCTTGAAAAAAGACTACAAAACAACGGGCGAAGTGTTGCAGGCGGTGGGCTATAAGCCTCAGTAA